A genomic region of Equus caballus isolate H_3958 breed thoroughbred chromosome 1, TB-T2T, whole genome shotgun sequence contains the following coding sequences:
- the LOC100146748 gene encoding LOW QUALITY PROTEIN: granzyme B-like (The sequence of the model RefSeq protein was modified relative to this genomic sequence to represent the inferred CDS: substituted 1 base at 1 genomic stop codon), whose product MQPLLLLLAFLLSPGTEAGEIIGGHEAAPHSRSYMAFVLSVTEKEGKSCGGVLVREDFVLTAAHCRGSSMMVTLGAHNIKKQERTXQVISVRGAIHHPHYNSENINNDIMLLKLERKAKLTAAVQPLSLHWGKTQVRPGEVCSVAGWGRVTPNGRESDTLQEVELTVQQDRVCESYLRNYNSNTQLCVGDPKERKSSFKGDSGGPLVCDNVIQGIVSYGQNNGKPPRVFTKVSSFLPWIKRIMKNL is encoded by the exons ATGCAgcctctcctgctcctgctggcctTTTTACTGTCCCCTGGGACAGAGGCAG GGGAGATCATCGGGGGACATGAGGCCGCTCCCCACTCCCGCTCCTACATGGCATTTGTTCTGTCTGTGActgaaaaagaagggaagagctGCGGCGGTGTCCTTGTGCGAGAGGACTTTGTTCTGACGGCGGCTCACTGCAGGGGAAG CTCAATGATGGTGACCCTGGGGGCCCACAACATTAAGAAGCAAGAGAGGACCTAGCAGGTCATCTCTGTGAGGGGAGCCATCCACCACCCACACTATAATTCTGAGAACATCAACAATGACATCATGTTGCTAAAG ctggagagaaaggccaAGCTGACTGCAGCTGTGCAGCCCCTCAGCCTGCACTGGGGCAAGACTCAggtgaggcctggagaggtgtGCAGTGTGGCAGGCTGGGGGAGAGTCACCCCAAATGGCAGAGAGTCAGACACTCTGCAGGAGGTGGAGCTGACCGTGCAGCAGGACCGGGTGTGCGAATCCTACTTACGCAATTACAACAGTAACACTCAGCTTTGTGTGGGTGACCCGAAGGAAAGGAAGTCTTCCTTTAAG GGGGACTCCGGAGGCCCTCTCGTGTGTGACAACGTGATCCAGGGCATTGTCTCCTATGGACAAAACAACGGGAAACCTCCACGGGTCTTCACCAAAGTCTCGAGTTTTCTGCCCTGGATAAAGAGAATCATGAAAAACCTCTAA